Genomic DNA from Deltaproteobacteria bacterium:
ACCCGGCGAGTGGTGGGATACCGGCTATGGCCAGGGTGCCGATCAGAAAAGTACGGTAAGTGTGGGGCATGTGCTTTCGCAGATCACCCATTTTCCGCATATCCAACTCCCCGGAAAGAGCGTGCATGACGCTGCCGGCGCCCATAAAGAGCAGGGCCTTGAAAAAGGCGTGCGTCATCAGATGAAAGATACCGATGGAAAACGCCCCTACCCCGCAGGCTAAAAACATATATCCCAACTGACTGACCGTGGAATAGGCCAGCACCCTTTTGATGTCAAACTGGGTCATACCGATGGTGGCAGCAAAAATGGCGGTAAGTGCTCCGATAATTCCCACCACCAAAAGCGACACGGGCGCCATCATGAAAAGAATGTTCATACGTGCGACCATATAAACGCCGGCGGTCACCATTGTAGCAGCATGGATGAGGGCGGAAACCGGGGTGGGACCCTCCATGGCATCAGGCAACCAGGTATAGAGCGGAATCTGGGCCGACTTTCCCGTGGCCCCCACAAAAAGAGCCAGCGTAATTAAGGTAATCTCCATACCGCCGTATGCAAAAGCCGAAGGCGCCCTGGCAAAAACATCCTGGAAATTGAGGGTCCCCGTATAAAAGAAAATAGCGAAGATTCCCAGGAGAAACCCGAAATCGCCGATCCTATTAACGATGAATGCTTTATTCCCTGCATCGGTCGCGGATTTCTTTTCATACCAGAAACCGATGAGGAGGTAGGAGCAGAGCCCTACACCTTCCCATCCTACAAACATCATAAGTAAGTTATTGGCGGATACTAAGATCAGCATGAAGAAGACAAACAGGTTAAGCTCGGTGAAATAACGGGCGTAACCGGGGTCGCCATGCATATATCCGATGGAATAGATATGGATCAGCAGGCTTACCCAACAGACCACCAGAAGCATTACGAGGGAAAGGGGATCAATCAGAAAACCGATATCCACGGAGAAGTCTCCGGCCACCATCCATGTATACGATATGACGTCGTTCAGGATGCGAGATTCGGGGGGCAAGGCCTTCACTTCTAAAAAAATCAGTGTTGACAGAATTGCCGAAAGCCCTACGGCAATGCAGGCAATCGGACCGATCACCTTTTTCGGCAGCTTATGTCCCAGAAGTCCGTTGATCAAAACTCCCAAAATGGGAAATAAAGGAATCAGCCAAACATACTGATGCATCGTCAGCTCCTTTTTACCACTTCATCAAGTTGATGTCGTCTATGTTGGCTGTTCCCCAATTACGGTAGAGCAGCATAATAATGGCCAGCCCCACAGCTACCTCGGCAGCCGCCACAGTCATGACAAAAAATACGTAAATCTGGCCATGGAGAGTTTCCAGATAGCGGGACAAAGTGATAAAAGTCAAGTTCACCGCGTTTAACATTAGCTCGATGGACATGAAGATCACCAGGGCATTGCGTCGTATCAATACCCCCAGAACCCCCAACCCGAAAATCAGGGTGCCGAGTACCAGGTAATAACTCATGGGAAGCATATCTTTTCCTTCTCTCTCCTGTTCTTAAAGTTCCTTGCTTTCAGCTCTTCTCCCCGGAAGGATTTGGCTTTTTAATGCGCCTTGCCAGGTAAACCACTCCTACCATTGCCACCAGGAGCAACACCGAGGTGATTTCAAAAGGCAGGATGTAGTCCGTGAACAACAAAGACGCGACCGCTGCTGTATTACTTACTTTTTCGGCTATTTGCGGGCTATAGGTTCCTTGTGCACCCAACTGGGAATTGCTGAACAAGAGCGAAGTGGATATTCCCAAACCGATTAACGGTACCAGCACCACGACAATAACGAATCCGAGAATTTTCTGTATCGTATGCCCCGTCAGCCAATCACGCTTCTCTTTGTCTAAATTCAGAAGCATAATAACAAAAAGGAAAAGTACCATGACGGCGCCGGCATAGACAATCACCTGGATGAGGGCTATA
This window encodes:
- the nuoL gene encoding NADH-quinone oxidoreductase subunit L; translated protein: MHQYVWLIPLFPILGVLINGLLGHKLPKKVIGPIACIAVGLSAILSTLIFLEVKALPPESRILNDVISYTWMVAGDFSVDIGFLIDPLSLVMLLVVCWVSLLIHIYSIGYMHGDPGYARYFTELNLFVFFMLILVSANNLLMMFVGWEGVGLCSYLLIGFWYEKKSATDAGNKAFIVNRIGDFGFLLGIFAIFFYTGTLNFQDVFARAPSAFAYGGMEITLITLALFVGATGKSAQIPLYTWLPDAMEGPTPVSALIHAATMVTAGVYMVARMNILFMMAPVSLLVVGIIGALTAIFAATIGMTQFDIKRVLAYSTVSQLGYMFLACGVGAFSIGIFHLMTHAFFKALLFMGAGSVMHALSGELDMRKMGDLRKHMPHTYRTFLIGTLAIAGIPPLAGFFSKDEILYKAFSNQGTIWEMSGYVLWFIGLTAALITAFYMFRAVFMTFYGKSRVAPEVAKHLHESPAVMTVPLWILAILSIIGGWIGIPWIGSLNLFPQWLEPVMKGKEVVSQMTAVTVHAVHHSISFELLMALVSVIIAAIGIFIAHKFYVKNPELPDRLTYGRFFPMYRLVLDKYRIDELYDRLFVMPILWLSDKLLLKVVDDKIIDGTVNGIANVAKGLGDWTRRVQTGYVQNYALMIVVGLMLIFSYIVYLY
- the nuoK gene encoding NADH-quinone oxidoreductase subunit NuoK gives rise to the protein MLPMSYYLVLGTLIFGLGVLGVLIRRNALVIFMSIELMLNAVNLTFITLSRYLETLHGQIYVFFVMTVAAAEVAVGLAIIMLLYRNWGTANIDDINLMKW
- a CDS encoding NADH-quinone oxidoreductase subunit J; its protein translation is MELFLFIVIGGITLISSFFVVFQRSPLYSALFLILTLLSMAGLYLVLGAEFIALIQVIVYAGAVMVLFLFVIMLLNLDKEKRDWLTGHTIQKILGFVIVVVLVPLIGLGISTSLLFSNSQLGAQGTYSPQIAEKVSNTAAVASLLFTDYILPFEITSVLLLVAMVGVVYLARRIKKPNPSGEKS